A stretch of DNA from Nitrososphaerota archaeon:
CGTTGACCTCTGTTTCCTCGCCTTTTAAGGCTGAGACTTCCACACCATTTAGTAAGATGAGAGTGTTAGCCCTTGTTATCTTAGCTCCTTTAAGGTTCAGTCTGTTTAATAGCTCCGCTACACTTATGTTGCCTTCTTGAAACTCCACTTCCTCCTTAAGGTGTGTTGCTAGATGGCCTATTAGACGTACCCTTATCATGCCCTTTAGTCGCCCCTAAGATAGGATAGTCTGAAGCATATATCTTTAGGCTTAGAGGGTAAAATGTGGCGGGAGGATTTGGGTGGGAAGAGACGCCCTTGCAATGCGTTACTAAGTACATCTTGTTTATTAAGTGTTGGGCGATATAGTATGAGTTCAAATTTTCTAAGCAGAGACTCTATGCTCTCCGCATCTGATGAAAATTCGATCGCAGAAGCGGCTCTTTGAAAGAGACGCCATCCGCCCCAATATGCTTCAAAGATAGATCGAAATCTCTCTGTACTAAGATAACCGCCTTTCCTACTTAGTAAAGCGAAGGGTGCTCGCTGCTCTTCGACTGCAGAAACAGCTGCGATGTTTTCAACAGTTTTTTGTTCTAGGGCTTCCTTCACCGAACTTAGATCTGCGCTCTGCGCACAAGGTAACCATCTTTTAACAACGATCTCTGGCTGAGAGTATTGCACTGCATACACCACAGCGTACCTTAACCCTAACTCTACCATAGATCTGTATCTATGTGTGCCATCAAGTATTACGCAGGTTTCGGCATCAACTATCAATGGTGCCTTCTGCGCACCCGAGGAGAGGAGAGCTGCCTTAATCTTTTCAACTTCGCTCGGTATAGTCTCTTCGTGCGGTTTAAGATCCTTAAGTGGGCTAACCCTCAGACTCAAAATTCTTTGAACACCGAGCTAGGTTTCTTCAGGCTTTTCTGGAGAACTTTTACTTCGATTGGTCTTCATGAGCCGAGTAATATAGCCTGCGATCTCATTTCTCAGCTCTTTAGATCGGATAACAGCTACTTGTGATAGTATCTCTTTGTTCTTTTCAAAGTCTGTGGTAAATAGGTTACCGTGCTTCTCAAGCACCAGCAAAGAGAGTCTCCTGATTCTGTCCAATCTGACTTTCACACAACCTCTTTTAATGCGGCATAATAAACTTTAATTAATACACCACTCCCTACTAAACTATCGATATGAGCAGAGTTATAATAAAGGCGTCAGAAAACGGACCATATCTGGTTGAGGTGGATGGGAAGATAGTTGCTGCGCTCTGCCGATGTGGCGGCTCTACCAAGAAACCCAACTGCGATGGCACACATAGAAAAGCTGGTTTCACAGCTGCGGCAGCTGAAGTTAAAGTTGCTGAGTAGTAAAATGTCCTCCGAAGACAAGGTCGATCTAATAAAGCGTAAATAATAAAGTGTTAGATGGTGTAAGGCTGCCCTTGGCTGATGGCTGAAAAAGATAAGGAAGAACTACGTAGAAGGTTCTCTGCCGACCCAGATAGGTACTATAGGGTTGAGCTCTTCGCCAGAGAGGGGTTTAGTAGGAGAAGATGCAGAGGTTGTGGGAGGTACTTTTGGGCATTAGGTGATAAGGAGTTCTGCCCAGAGTCTCCGTGCAGCACCTATACCTTCTTAGGCGACCCACCGACGAAGCGTCGGATAGGTTATGTTGAAGCGTGGAGGCTAGTCGAATCCTTCTTCGTTGAGCAAGGGCACACAAGCATTAAGCGATATCCTGTTGTCTGCCGGTGGAGACCAGATCTATACTTTACCGTAGCCTCGATAGTGAACTTTCAAAGGGTAGAAGGGGGTAGGGTAGTATTCGAGCTCCCAGCCAACCCGCTTATCGTGCCTCAGATGTGCTTAAGGTTTAACGATATACCCAGTGTAGGAGTCACAGGTAGGCACTACACCTCATTCTGTATGATCGGTCAGCACAGCATAGCCGATGGGCAAGGATATTGGAAGGATCGGTGCATAGACCTCGACTTCGAGCTACTAGTGAGGGTCTTCGGCATACCTAAAGAAGAGGTCGTCTTCGTAGAGGATGCTTGGTTAGGCTACGGTGCCTTCGGCTACTCTCTTGAGTACCACGTAAGGGGGCTTGAGCTCGGAAATGCGGTCTTCACAGAGTTTGTAGGCGAACCGTCTGATGCAGTTGAGATGAAGGAGAAGGTCGTGGATATGGGTGCAGGGCTTGAACGGTTCAGCTGGCTATCAACAGGCAAACCTACGAGCTACGACACAACCTTCGACTACGCTCTTCCAAAGCTGCTGGATAGATGCAAGGTGGGGTATGATGAAGACCTCCTCTTCCGCTACTACAAGCAGAGCGCTGGCTTCGACTACGCAGAGGGGAAAACACCTATTAAAGCGGGTGAAGAGGCGGACGCGCTGCGACGTAAAATCGAGCCGCTCCAGGCACTCTACACCCTCCTTGATCACACAAGAACACTAACATTCGCTATTGCAGATGGAGGGTTACCGAGCAATGTAGCAGGGGGCTACAACTTACGGGTCATACTTAGAAGAGCCTTATCCATGCTGGAGCGCTTCAGATTCGACATAACTTTGGGTGAACTTGTCGATATGCATATACTTGGCTTAGCCCAGATCTACCCCGAACTCTCAGAGCATAGAGATGAAGTTAAGATCATCTTGTCCGTGGAGGAGCAGAAGTATCTGAAGACCAAAGAGCGGATAGCGAAGATCATAGAGAAACTTAAACGCGAATCAAAGCCTCTGACAGAAGATAGGGTAATCACACTCTACGAATCCGAAGGAATTCAACCTGAAGAGCTTGTTAAGCACAACATAATACCAGTTGTCCCTGAAGAGTTCTACAAGAAAGTTACAGAAAAACACCTTGGTGTTAAAGTCGCTCACCCCGAGAAAACTAGATTCGATCTCAACAGCTTCCCTCCAACACACCTACTCTTCTATGCGGATGAGAAGATGCTCCGCTTTCAAGCGAGGGTGCTGAAGATCTTAGATGGGCGCTACGTGATCTTAGATCGAACAGCATTCTACCCGAGATCAGGCGGCCAAGAACCAGACTTGGGCACTATAGGCTCGAGCAGGGTCATTGATGTGGAGAAACTGGGGCAGGTTGTGCTACATCTTGTTGATAAACTCTCTTTTAAAGAAGGCGATTTGGTGGACTGCTCGGTCGATGAAGAGAGGAGGGAGAGGCTCACTAGACACCACACAGCAACACACATAGTTAACGGTGCTGCGAGGAGGCTGCTGGGTAGCTGGGTGTGGCAGCACTCAGCATACAAGGATGTGGACAGAGCGCGCCTCGACATAACCCACTTTGAACACCTAAGCGATGAGCAGCTGAAGGCGATAGAAGATCTAGCGAACAGAGTTGTCAGAGCTAACTTACCTGTGGTGAAGGAAACGCTACCAAGAGGGGAAGCAGAAGCAAAATACGGCTTCAGAATATACCAAGGAGGAGTTGTGCCCGAAAGAGAAGTTAGGATCATAAACATAATCGATTGGGATGTTGAGGCTTGCGGCGGCACACACTGTAACAGCACAGGTGAAGTCGGCTACATAAAGATTCTGAAGAGTGAAAGGATTCAGGACGGTGTTGAGAGGCTAGAGTTTGCCGCGGGTGCACCAGCTGTGGAATATGCTCAGAAGATGGAGGGGTATGTTAAAGCGGTCGCTAAGATCTTGGGTGCGCAAGAGGATAAGGTGATTCAAGTGGTAGATGAGTTGAAGCGTGGGTTGGATGAAGCTAGAAGAGTTAAGCGCAGCGTAGCGAAGAAGCTAGTTAACTTAGAGTTAAAGCAGATAGCTCAAGAGGCTAAACCCATCAAGAACCTTATGCTGAAGCTCAACGAGGAAGCTGGTTTAGATGAGGAGTACCACATCCTTTTTGGCGAAGCGGCTACAAGCCTCTACCCGAATCTCATCTATGTCGGCTTAGCCGTGGTTAATGGGAGGGTGAAGGTGTTGGTCTTCTCTGGCTCAGAAGCCGTTAAGAGCGGGGTTAACGCAGGTCTGCTCGCAAAGGCTTTATCAAAACAGATGGGAGGCTCAGGTGGAGGAGACGCTAGATTTGGTCAAGGAGGTGGCGCAGTGGACAAGGCGAAAGAAATCTCAGCCAAGGTAGAAGAGATCGTTAAAGAGATGTTAGGTGAAGAATGATGATCGATTGGCGTGCTCTAGAAGAAAAGTGGAGGAAGTGTTGGTTCGAGCAGCGCATATTCGAAGCGAACCCAGACCCCAATAGACCAAAGTTCTACATAACCGTAGCCTACCCTTACCCCAACTCGCCTCAGCACATAGGACACGGCAGAACCTACACGCTCGCCGATGTGCACGCTCGATACAGAAGGATGCAGGGCTATAACACGCTCTTACCTATGGGTTTCCACTACACAGGCACACCCATATTAGCTATGTCGAAGAGGATAGCATCTGGAGACGAAGGTTTAATCGACACCTTTAGATCAATCTATAAGGTGCCAGAAGAGAAGATTAAGGAGTTCAAAGAGCCTCTAGCTATCGCCAAGTTCTTCCACCAAGAGATCAAGAGCGGCATGATCGACATGGGCTTCTCTATCGACTGGCGGCGAGAGTTCACCACCATAGACCCGCACTACAGCAGATTTATCGAGTGGCAGTTCAAGAAGCTGAAAGACCTCGGCTTCATAAAGCAAGGAAGCCATCCCGTAGGCTGGTGCCCAGTTGACGGGAACCCAGTTGGCCAACACGATACCTTAGATGATGTTGAACCAGAGATAGGGGAGTTTACGCTCATAAAGTTCATGGGGGATGGTAGGGTCTTCCCAACCGCAACCCTAAGGCCTGAAACGGTCTTCGGGGTTACGAACCTCTGGCTCAACCCCTCTGCGACATATGTCGAGGCAGAAGTAGATGGGGAGGCTTGGGTGGTTAGTAGGGAAGCGGCTGAAAAGCTAAGATATTTGAATAGAAAGGTTGAGGTTAAAAAGACTCTTGAAGCGCGCAAGATAATAGGTGCTAATGTGGTCAACCCCCTGACAGGAGCCTCGGTACCTATACTCCCAGCGTCCTTTGTTGACCCAAAGGCTGGGACTGGTGTGGTTATGTCGGTGCCAGCACATGCGCCCTACGACTACCAAGCTCTTGAGGATCTTAAAGCGGATAAAGAAACCCTAAGAAGCTATGGTTTAGAGGGCATCGTACCTAATCTGGAGGCTATTAAACTCATAGAGAGTGAAGGCTACAGCGGTATACCAGCGTTAGAGGCGCTACGCAGATTCAACGTCAAAGATCAGAACGACCCTAAGCTGGATGAGGCGACGACCTCGCTCTACGCACACGAGTTCCACTCCGGTAGGATGATGAGCAATACAGGACCCTATAGTGGGCTGCCTGTTTCAGAAGCTAGGGTTAGGGTGAAGGAGGATATGCTGAGCAGAGGCATAGCGGACAAAATGTATGAGCTCATGAACAGACCGGTCAAATGCAGGTGCGGAGCAGAGTGCGTAGTAAAGATCTTTGAAAACCAGTGGTTCATAGACTACTCTAATGCAGAGTGGAAGAGGCTCGCGAAGGAAGCCGCATCAAGCATGACTTTCTACCCAGAAGATATTAGGGCCGAGTTTGAATATACAATAGATTGGCTAAGAGAAAAAGCGTGTGCCAGAAAGTCCGGCTTAGGCACACCGCTGCCTTGGGATAAGGGGTGGATAATCGAGAGCCTCTCAGACTCGGTAATCTATATGGCATACTATACAATAGCACACCTCATTAGAAAGATCGACCCAAGCCGCCTAAAGGAAGAATTCTTCGACTATATCTTCTTGGGTAGAGGAGAAGCCGAG
This window harbors:
- a CDS encoding CDGSH iron-sulfur domain-containing protein, translating into MSRVIIKASENGPYLVEVDGKIVAALCRCGGSTKKPNCDGTHRKAGFTAAAAEVKVAE
- a CDS encoding MoaD/ThiS family protein, whose product is MIRVRLIGHLATHLKEEVEFQEGNISVAELLNRLNLKGAKITRANTLILLNGVEVSALKGEETEVNDGDSIILIPISHGG
- a CDS encoding ParB N-terminal domain-containing protein, with translation MSLRVSPLKDLKPHEETIPSEVEKIKAALLSSGAQKAPLIVDAETCVILDGTHRYRSMVELGLRYAVVYAVQYSQPEIVVKRWLPCAQSADLSSVKEALEQKTVENIAAVSAVEEQRAPFALLSRKGGYLSTERFRSIFEAYWGGWRLFQRAASAIEFSSDAESIESLLRKFELILYRPTLNKQDVLSNALQGRLFPPKSSRHILPSKPKDICFRLSYLRGD
- a CDS encoding alanine--tRNA ligase codes for the protein MAEKDKEELRRRFSADPDRYYRVELFAREGFSRRRCRGCGRYFWALGDKEFCPESPCSTYTFLGDPPTKRRIGYVEAWRLVESFFVEQGHTSIKRYPVVCRWRPDLYFTVASIVNFQRVEGGRVVFELPANPLIVPQMCLRFNDIPSVGVTGRHYTSFCMIGQHSIADGQGYWKDRCIDLDFELLVRVFGIPKEEVVFVEDAWLGYGAFGYSLEYHVRGLELGNAVFTEFVGEPSDAVEMKEKVVDMGAGLERFSWLSTGKPTSYDTTFDYALPKLLDRCKVGYDEDLLFRYYKQSAGFDYAEGKTPIKAGEEADALRRKIEPLQALYTLLDHTRTLTFAIADGGLPSNVAGGYNLRVILRRALSMLERFRFDITLGELVDMHILGLAQIYPELSEHRDEVKIILSVEEQKYLKTKERIAKIIEKLKRESKPLTEDRVITLYESEGIQPEELVKHNIIPVVPEEFYKKVTEKHLGVKVAHPEKTRFDLNSFPPTHLLFYADEKMLRFQARVLKILDGRYVILDRTAFYPRSGGQEPDLGTIGSSRVIDVEKLGQVVLHLVDKLSFKEGDLVDCSVDEERRERLTRHHTATHIVNGAARRLLGSWVWQHSAYKDVDRARLDITHFEHLSDEQLKAIEDLANRVVRANLPVVKETLPRGEAEAKYGFRIYQGGVVPEREVRIINIIDWDVEACGGTHCNSTGEVGYIKILKSERIQDGVERLEFAAGAPAVEYAQKMEGYVKAVAKILGAQEDKVIQVVDELKRGLDEARRVKRSVAKKLVNLELKQIAQEAKPIKNLMLKLNEEAGLDEEYHILFGEAATSLYPNLIYVGLAVVNGRVKVLVFSGSEAVKSGVNAGLLAKALSKQMGGSGGGDARFGQGGGAVDKAKEISAKVEEIVKEMLGEE
- the leuS gene encoding leucine--tRNA ligase, whose amino-acid sequence is MMIDWRALEEKWRKCWFEQRIFEANPDPNRPKFYITVAYPYPNSPQHIGHGRTYTLADVHARYRRMQGYNTLLPMGFHYTGTPILAMSKRIASGDEGLIDTFRSIYKVPEEKIKEFKEPLAIAKFFHQEIKSGMIDMGFSIDWRREFTTIDPHYSRFIEWQFKKLKDLGFIKQGSHPVGWCPVDGNPVGQHDTLDDVEPEIGEFTLIKFMGDGRVFPTATLRPETVFGVTNLWLNPSATYVEAEVDGEAWVVSREAAEKLRYLNRKVEVKKTLEARKIIGANVVNPLTGASVPILPASFVDPKAGTGVVMSVPAHAPYDYQALEDLKADKETLRSYGLEGIVPNLEAIKLIESEGYSGIPALEALRRFNVKDQNDPKLDEATTSLYAHEFHSGRMMSNTGPYSGLPVSEARVRVKEDMLSRGIADKMYELMNRPVKCRCGAECVVKIFENQWFIDYSNAEWKRLAKEAASSMTFYPEDIRAEFEYTIDWLREKACARKSGLGTPLPWDKGWIIESLSDSVIYMAYYTIAHLIRKIDPSRLKEEFFDYIFLGRGEAEEVAKICGVDTSLIEEIRREFTYFYPLDARHSGRDLVPNHLTFFIFNHAAIFPRNLWPRSIVVNGSVLMEGKKMSKSYGNIIPLREAVSKYCADALRLALLATAELLQDADISLGLIRHFQERLEKLYTLTEEVLTLPREGEPTYTTADRWLMSRLQEVVRKTTEAMEKLRVREAIHNIVYVMDQDVAKYQKMKEVLNKGELAAKATVLRQALHAKVRMLAPFAPYLCEELWHKIGGEGFVCSAQWPKCDESKIDLAALASVELIDTLLEDTQNITQATGIKPRKVFYYTAASWKRRAYLKALEQKIGAGLDLKGLIKDVMQSEPNIDPKKVSDFAKKVVNDLTSTPLDVAKRRFAVGLLDENLVLKEFSNYLAKEIGADIFVFSEDDHSRYDPKNRAELAKPYRPAIYLE
- a CDS encoding 30S ribosomal protein S17e, with product MDRIRRLSLLVLEKHGNLFTTDFEKNKEILSQVAVIRSKELRNEIAGYITRLMKTNRSKSSPEKPEET